AGCTTCAAGAAGCAGAACATGATGCTGAAATGCATAATGGCCTTCCACGACAAGGCGATGCACGCGGTGGACATAGGGGTGCAGCTCAAGAGAATCCAGGGCGTGCCCGCAAGGACTTCCATAGGGAGGATGAAGGAGATAAGCGAGGCCGAGCTCCCGAAATTCAGCGAGCTCATAAAGGAGATAGAATCCGACTTCGCGCAGGTTGCCAAGAAATAGGTGGTTCGCATGAAAGAATACAAGACCATTAACCAAATCGCAGGCCCGCTGGTTTTCGTTGAGGGAGTTAGCGGAGTGAGCTACGGCGAAATAGTGGAAGTTATACTGGGCAGCGGCGAGAGGAAAAAAGGCCAGGTATTGGATGTTAGCGAGAGCATAGCCGTTGTGCAGGTGTTCGGCACCACCGCCGGGATAAGCACCACCCAGAGCTCGGTCAAATTCCTCGGCGAGACCATGCGCGTCGGGCTTTCCACCGACATGCTCGGAAGAGTGTTCACAGGAATGGGCGAGCCCAAGGACAAGGGGCCCAGGATAGTTCCTGAGAAGAAGCTGGACATAAACGGGCTTCCGATAAACCCGTATTCGAGAGCCACTCCCGCGGATTTCATCCAGACCGGAATTTCCACGATAGACGCGATGAACACCCTCGTGAGAGGGCAGAAGCTCCCGATTTTCTCGGTTTCAGGTTTGCCGCACAACCAGCTCGCGGCGCAGATTGCGCGCCAGGCGAAAGTGCGCGGCACAGAAGAGGACTTCGCGGTCGTTTTCGCGGCTGTAGGAATAACGCACGAGGAAGCGTCCTTCTTCATGCGCGACTTCGAAAGGACAGGGGCGCTGGAGAAATCCGCGATATTCCTAAACCTTGCAGACGACCCGAGCGTGGAAAGGATAATCACCCCGAGAATTGCGCTCACGGTCGCGGAATACCTCGCGTTCGAGCACGACATGCACGTTCTAGCGATAATCACGGACATGACCAACTACTGCGAGTCCCTGCGTGAAATCGCAGCAGCGAGGCAGGAAGTGCCTGGAAGGAGAGGATACCCGGGATACATGTACACGGACCTTTCCACAATTTACGAGAGGGCGGGAAGGGTGAAGGGCAAGAAGGGGACCGTAACACAACTTTCAATACTCACGATGCCAGGGGACGACAGGACGCACCCGATTCCGGATTTGACGGGTTACATCACCGAAGGGCAGATAGTGCTCGCAAGGGACCTGCACAGGAAGAACATCTACCCGCCGGTGGACGTGCTTCCCTCGCTTTCCAGGCTGATGAGCCTTGGTATCGGGCCTGAGAAGACCCGCGAGGACCACAAGGGCGTTTCGGACCAGATGTACGCCGCTTACGCGACCGGGAGGGATTTGAGAAGCCTGAGCGCG
The nucleotide sequence above comes from Candidatus Micrarchaeia archaeon. Encoded proteins:
- a CDS encoding V-type ATP synthase subunit B, translated to MKEYKTINQIAGPLVFVEGVSGVSYGEIVEVILGSGERKKGQVLDVSESIAVVQVFGTTAGISTTQSSVKFLGETMRVGLSTDMLGRVFTGMGEPKDKGPRIVPEKKLDINGLPINPYSRATPADFIQTGISTIDAMNTLVRGQKLPIFSVSGLPHNQLAAQIARQAKVRGTEEDFAVVFAAVGITHEEASFFMRDFERTGALEKSAIFLNLADDPSVERIITPRIALTVAEYLAFEHDMHVLAIITDMTNYCESLREIAAARQEVPGRRGYPGYMYTDLSTIYERAGRVKGKKGTVTQLSILTMPGDDRTHPIPDLTGYITEGQIVLARDLHRKNIYPPVDVLPSLSRLMSLGIGPEKTREDHKGVSDQMYAAYATGRDLRSLSAVVGEEALTESDRKFLRFADEFENKFVRQGPYEDRTIERTLDLGWELLSLLPEEELKRVKKEHIAKYLHGRQKKEEPKPEEKSPSKEKK